A segment of the Macrobrachium nipponense isolate FS-2020 chromosome 4, ASM1510439v2, whole genome shotgun sequence genome:
tatatacatatatatacataatgtttcaaaaattatattcCATCGGTGTATACCATGCTTCCAGTAGAAAAATTTCAGTAAAAACCAAAATTATCTAAATGTTCAAATGCATATTCAATGCTTGTATACAAGTAAACAAAACAATCTAAACAATCCAAATCAACTTAGCTGTTTTTCTCACAACCATTAAACCGATACTTTCAAGCGTTCGATTACCTTCAGATTGAACCAAAAGCGGCCTCGGCTTACTGAGCGCGCgtgcacgcaaacacacacaagcgcacacaagagagagagagagatgacgtcaGGACTGTCTGGTATGAGAGAGTTTGGGTTGGGGAATCAGGAGGAGGGATCTGGATTGTTCAGGAGGGGAAAGGTAATGGGGGAGTAGGTAGGGGAAGGATGTggacggaagggggggggggaagggaataAGTGGAAGTGAACTGAGTAGCCAACCTGAAAATTCCTTTCACTAAAGTGCAGCGGATTTTATGCTGCACATTCTTCAAAGCAAACGACGCATTACGAGAGTGCCTCCCACTCATGTCCTCCAAAGTCCCATTCTCTTCCTTTATTCCCTTACCACTCTCTTCTCAAACAAACGCAAATCATTCACTCGCCTCCACCATTAATGATTTGAAGTGACGCACAATGACTGATCGCTCATTGTTCCCCAGATATATTTTTTACGGGTAATGATTTTGTCCGCACACCGATTTCTTAAATGCTGTTCTTGGCATGACGTTTGTACAACTGTTATCTAGACAGAAGAAAAAACCCAACACATAATTCATACACCACTCATTATCGACTggatttttttcccaattttaaACTACACCAGTTTTACACAGGTACATGACACATGCCTTTATTCTAATTATGGTAGTTGTGGCAgtggttttaatattttcattcttcagtAAAACATCGTCCACCTTCTCTGTATATACATGAGATTatattcctcctcctctggaTGCTCTACATATCACGATGTTTTCGTTTACGAACCAATAGGGTCTCCAGGCGCTGAGATGCCCCCACGGTCTGGCTTTCAACCTGGAATTGCAGACCTGTGACTGGAAGGACAACGTCAAGAATTGTAaccagaaggagaagaagagggtcGTCAAGCCCCTCCTCAACACCGTCGAGCCTCTTTGCCAGGTaagaaatgatttaaaaaaaatgaaaagattatgACTAGTATGGAACAATATCATGATCATGAAtgcatatgggagagcataaatGCCGTTAACGTTTTTTATATGTACTGTCAAATTTATTGCTTAAGTATTTTTGCTTCATGCTTCTAGGAAATCTTGATGTTTACTAATTTTCAGAGTTATTTTGAGTACAGTAATTTCAATGCCAAAAGATATAATGTTGCAAATAGACAACACCATGTCTATCAAAAATGTTACTGGAGAAGTGTGCGAGAGTATCTTTGATGATTTGTGAATATTTATAAGTTAATGGCTTCAAAGTATGTTTCAGACCTTTGGAATGGAAGATGAACTTTAAGCAAATCAGAGTGAATGAAAgcataaaagaattattattactcATGAGTTTTCCGTTCACTAGTCTGAATAAGTGTaggattatttatttaattcattttaataagtaattttaaatgcaattattttctttCCGCTCACAAAATAGCGAATTCCCGAGCCTGTCATCGTTGATTATTTACCATGTTTTTCTACTAAAATACTCAAGAGTTCAGAATCCTGTCATAGAAAAGAAAAGGTGGGGGGCGGGTATCAGGAAGTGTTTAACTTGTTGTAGAGTAAAATGCTTTTATTTGGATCGATCATTACTGGAAATTTACCTGAAGGGGAACACTAATCCCACCATGTCGTAATGGGaatctataaacatatatatatatacatatatatgtcatgtTTTGTGCTTCTGATGCTCATAGGAGAACCAGCTGGCCTGCGGTGACGGAACGTGCATTGATCGAATCCTGTTTTGCGATGGCAAATTTGACTGTGCCGATGAGTCCGACGAAAACACCTGTGGTACGTCTCCTCTCACAGGAGCCCCTTTCAATGCGGGGTTTAGGCGTCAAGGGTGACGACACCATGCCCCTGATTATGATGATGGCTTTTGGCAAAAgaatattaatacaaattaatcattaataaatcaaaatgctTATTTTTCTTCTGTCGGGATACTTACTTTTCCAATGGCTGTCGACTTCGATCAAATAGCAGTATCTTTTCGTGAGTGACAAGTTCTTGAGCACAAGAAACTTCAAGGACCATgagacaacattctctctctctctctctctctcggagactGCGTGGAGGTTTCAACGAGCACCAGAttactcttaaaaaaaatcatgtcggTTATGCTTTTACGCAATCTTCCTGCGCTTTTAAATGATCTGGTCATGCTCggtttgcaaaatattttgaaagtggAAAATTCAAATTTACAATCGACAATTCTTAATCAACAATTTTAATATTCTAAGCGTAATGGCTATCGGTTTTTGTTCCTCCACCTTTGTCCGTTAAATCATTGTCACTTTTATAAGAGAAAGGAAAGATTCAACAAGAACTCGACACTTAAGCTTTAATCATCGACTGAAAGGACACTATGGCCCATGGTCTAAACATGACACTATACTGCCTTGCATTCTCTCTATCCTTTACTTCGACACCTTTACCCGTTTCCTAGTTCCAGATGGAACAGACACGCAGATTTACAGTTCCCACACATCGCTGTCTTTTAATGACTTAAAAGGTACTTGAGGGGAAAGCAATGACCGCTTTCTTTACTGATCGTCATGAGCTAATAGGGAATTGTGACTTGAATTTGCAGGATAGTTACTTGGCCTGCGGCGACGGCACCTGTATGGAAAGGCACTTTTTCTGTGACGGAGAGCAAAACTGTAGCGATGGATCTGACGAAAGCGCATGCGGTGTGTACCCATGCCCTAATAATAAACTTGTTTCACGTGTAGCTACTATACCACAATATCACCCCCTCGAAACTCAAAAAGTACTTTAAGACCATTTTCTTGCAACAGGCGCGTATACTAAGAAAATACTCATTCAATTTCATAATCATATAATGCGATACAGTAAcctaaaacataaaagaaatacattcgatgttatgattaatatattaacATTACAGTATCTTGGTCTTGACAACACTGATCGCTTGGTTAAGTTCTTTCATTAAAAGTATAAGATCTCAAGTCAACCATTGCCCCTTTGGAATGGCTCACATTCAACTCGAAAACTCTTATTTAATGACACTTGAGGAGACTCAACATTTCCAAGCGTATATGCAGCCTGATGCAGTACTTGCTTCACCGTCTCTTAGTTTTACTGTCCTACACATAACAGCATTAGACTTTTCTGCACCTCTGGCTGACAAAGCTAACGTTATCTGACCtactcttttttttcactttagtgTTACACCAACTTATTATTAGTCACTGTACTTGATGACATGGAACACAACATTACGAAACCAGACACTTGTCACCACAACCAACGAGGGACAAATGACAGTTTGGCCATATTCTAAACGAGACTTTCAGAGTCAGATCATACAAGTCAGAAGCTTTGGTGTAAATATGTACCACCTCTGTCAATATTTCAATTTCATCTGTATAAAACGTTATCAGCTTttggtaaattacaggttaaaaCTCATAGTAAACACTGAACCTACACACaatgaaagtttaagaaatgtttAGAATATCGGCCAAGGTATATCTTACTTCTTTTATGCTAACAAATGCAGCCCTTAAGACAAAATTGTTGTCAGTTTTGTTAACAacaatttcctttcctcaaaagcTGACTTCCAATTTAGTCGCATGGAGGCAACTGTATATAGGAAATGATTAACCACCATGAGAATGCAAATTCGACCACCACCATGTACATTTTATTTCAGCTTCTCAGCGAATGGCTTTCAATTCCGTTCTATTTACTTTAATATTAAAGGTGATTCTTTTGTGGCCTCATTAACATTTCTAATCATATATTAAAATTGTTTGTTATTAATTCTTCTAACACTTCCGCAACAGTTTCAATCTCAGACTTAACATCTTCAGATAACATGCCCTTGATTAATCAGCAGTAGTTTCTTCTACATAACTGGGCACAAATCCCCAAATACAGGAGCCCATCCAACATAACTTCTCTCCCATTACCAATATTTCAAatccaatttttcttttcatcaaaATTTTGAATCTCTTGCTTCTTTCCTGTCATTTCCTTCGTCCCTTCTGTTCTCTCCCGAACATTCCCCCCTCTTGGCCACCACAAAAATCTTTCGCCTTTGTCGCCCCCTTCATCTTGGGTAGCCTTATTTCGATGCCTGAAGTCTTTCTGTCTCTCCAGAAACGATGGAAATAATAAGAGTGAGTTCAATAAGTGTTCCCCCTCCCTGTTCTCAGAATGACATGTTGGCCTGTGGAGATGGAACTTGTATTGATAGGCAGTTATTTTGTGATGGCAAATACGACTGCGCAGATGAGTCCGATGAGACACTGTGTGGtaggtatattaatataaaagaaaaggagGCCGCTCAACCAGGTGTCCTATCCAAGTGGTCCTTTTCAATTCCATTCACCTATCCTTGTAATTCACCTGTACCTCACCCTGTCCCAACCTTAGTGTACAGAAAAAACCGTATAAACTTGATAAAGACGCAACGAAAATGGTCTGCCTGCTGCTTTTGCACAGACCGAATAATCAGACCTACCCAGTAGCATGCTTTGGATGGGATTagaagaacattatatatatatatatatatatatatatatatattatatatatatatatatatatatatatatatatacacataattctGAAGAACAGGGACGAGCTTGTAATTTAGCCTGATAGCAGATACTTCTGATCATCAGAGACCATTATCATGGGACTTCAGGCCGGTCAGTACATACAATAAAGAGAACTGGGGAGACACCACCTGTGGAATGTTTATTGACTGAGGATATGCATCACCCCACAATcattccatcatcatcattatctaagCACCTAATCATTTTACCGCAGAGCACCTCCTTGTCCTCCTCCACACGCCTCAAACTCCTCTGGGCCTTTCCCATACGTCTGCACTTAAAAGTATATTGCCCATAGTTCTTTCTATAATTCACAGTGAAGATCACAGAAAGAAGGGAGATTTTCCTTACGTGTAGAGCTACACCATCACCTCTTCATTTTAAACCTATTccattcaaaatgtaaaaaaatgtgctTTTGAATCACACTAGTGTATATCGTTTTCGTCTCTACGCTTTTGGCTTCACTCTTGCTTTTCTTGTCACTCTTCTTCACGAGTTCACTGATATTTCTCTTCCTCACACTTTACGTTAAAGTGAAAAGTGAGTCGAGAGGGAAGCATGATAGACTACTGCAATCATTTGCATGGCCTTAGTGAAGgtatttactctttttttatgaaacaatatgcttttaacaatatatttgccaAATGTAAAATGTACCCATATAAGCATGCACTATCCAATCAAAACTAACCTTGTGAATTACGcattgaatatttaagtaatTCCACATTTTAACCTAGTAAACCTTAACATTGTTAgccttaatttaattttatttatagttgTATGTTCTTGTTATCATCATCTTTACAGTACAACCTTTCAAATGAAATGTATAGTTGTTTCttgatttttgaaaaatactcTAAAACtcgtattatttttgttataaaattaaCCACAATCAAAATACCAATTGTGCATTTACCTTACATTTACTTAATATGTataacaaaatctaaaaaaacaatgtaatgacatatatatattatatatcacagtgatatgaaaaaaatatagtgtCATAGATGATGACAAAATAAGTAACACAGCATTGTGAATTCCTCTCTGATGATCCGTTCGTATTCATTCAGACATCAAGAGTGATCCCAACAGCGCACCCATTTGCAACCCTGATGAGTGCCGCATCCCCGACTGTTTCTGCTTCAATGATGCCAGCGAGGTAATGAACTTTCCGTCTACTTTCCTTAGGTTTAGGGCAAACCTTTTCATTAAacatccacatttttttttttttaccatttttttaagaGTTACGTTTAGAACTGTGGTTCCTAAGTCAGTCTTTATGCACTaaattttgttaatatgttaagaACAAGTTATGGCGTATACACAATCTACTTATATctataaaatagaaatatcaaCTGATTTTTACTAACTACCTACCAAACCTTCTAAAGCTAAAGTACGTGATGATTTGCCATCTAAAACAGATCCCCAACAACATGGACCCTCGTGACGTACCCCAGATGATTACCATTACATTCGACGACGCTATCAATATTGAAAACATCGATCTTTACCAAATCATTTTCAAAGACCGCTTCAACCCCAACGACTGTACCATCAAGTCGACTTTCTTCGTTTCCCACAAATACACAAATTACTCCGCTGTGCAGGAAATGCATCGTCTTGGTCATGAAATTGCCATCCATTCCATCAGGTAGGTAGTACGGAAATAAGGCATTTTTTTGGTACTATAACTAAAACTAATTGTTTCAGAGAATAAGCTCACGTTATGGATGATTTAAATGTAGATAATTAGATTTGTTGGTCAGAcgttaaaaaaaacactgaatattgttttaaacaaagaacaagattgGATTGAATTTCAGTgtaataaacaaatttatattttgCTATCTTGACAaggaaattcatttttgtttgttcgttACCCCTTACAGTCACAGCAACAACGAAACATTCTGGACCAAGGCTTCCCTCGATGAATGGGAGCGTGAAATGGCAGGTGCCCGTGTGATTGTAGAAAGGTATGCCAACATTACCGACTCCTCTGTGATTGGTCTCAGGGCTCCTTACCTACGTGTGGGTGGCAACAACCAATTCGGTATGATGGAGAAGAACGCCTTCCTGTACGACTCCACCATGACTGCCCCACTTCAGAACCCCCCTCTCTGGCCTTATACCCTGTACTACCGTATGCCCCACACTTGCCATGGTAACCTCCAAAACTGCCCCACCCGTTCCTTCGCAgtctgggaaatggtcatgaacgAAATGGACCGTCGTGAAGAACCAACAATTGAAGAAGACTTGCCCGGATGTGCTATGGTGGATTCTTGCTTCTCCAACAAGCCAACAGCTGATCAGTTCTACAAATTCCTGGTGAACAACTTCGACCGTCATTACAACACCAACCGTGCCCCAATGGGTCTCTACTTCCACTCTGCCTTCCTGAAGAACGACCCAGAAATCTTGGACGCCTTCCTCTTCTGGTTGGAAGAGACCTTGGCCAACCCCGATGTCTACTTTGTCACAATGACCCAGGTCATCCAATGGATGCAGGACCCACAGCCAGTCAGCGGCCTCAAGAACTACGAGCCCTGGAAGGAGAAGTGCAACGTAGCTGGACCCCCATACTGCTATGGCGGCACCAACTGCGAACTCAACACCGACGAACTTCCCAGTGAGACCCTCCGTCTGGCCACCTGCATGCGATGCCCCAACAGGTATCCTTGGCTACTGGATCCCTTGGGAGAGGGTTACTTCTAAGAGCACTGCCGCTGCATTAATGCTGTCGCCCTGTCCCCTCCTCTCCCACGGGGACAGTTGTGCTCACCtgtaaatatattgttttataatttgtaCATGATCGTGTCCAGGCATGCGTAGCCTCATTCCTAACTAAGTAGTGGTTGGCTGGTCAGGggcgcggcggcggcggcggcaacaccaccaccaccaccaccgccgccacTGAGGCTGAGGCGTCCGGTTTATTGTGATGAACTCTGCACTACGGCCTCTaaagctgatgctgctgctgctgctgttggtgctgctgctgcagctgccTTTCCTGCCGCTTCCATGACAGGCCGGAGCTCATATTGACAAACTACTCCAAACCCCCCCCGAGTAACCCCTGAAATCACTGCCGGGGTTGAGCTGGGGCTGTTCCCCCCGCCCACCCTTGCGGGAGCCCAACACCCTCCCCCTTTAACTCTCATCTCCTCCAAGGGTATGCCGCAGGGGTCCCTATCATATTTATTAGACCTGGAGGGGCCCACATcacctttttctctaattttctcCGCCCccttaaaaataacataaaaacatcaCCACCAACCAGGCGGGGGCCATCTGACAGTGCCCCCACCACCTGAGCACATTTTTTGAGATTTAACATAGCTGTGATGATCGTTTAGAATTTTAGCGTCACTTGTTTTTACCTTCCATATTATGTTTAAATGTTAcccaaataaaaaacattattcctcatattattttattatccttCACAACAACATACTCAAATGGAGAGATATGTACGTGTTCCATCGTAATACTGCATGGACACACCTCAACACTGACTCACCCGTAAGTTACATGTAGGCATGCATGAGCAACCTGTCATATGTACACACTTTACTAGTGATGAATCTAAGGAGAAGTGAGTCACAATTGTCAGCAAACAATATAACTGTAAAACTATAAGCttaaaaactgacgaaaaactacataattataaccaaagaattttttaaaaagaaagaaaagaaaagaccaCACTAAGACTAGCTACCAGACAAGCATAGacagataaagaaaataatgatattgaagacaccattaaactaaaaaaaagcaTACATTCTACCCAAAACAGCTGAAtctttttatacacatttttacaaTTATACCACCTGAAAGTCTACTGGTTCTACTCTATTTACTTATATACTAAAGCAAATTTACTATTGACTGTAACTGGAGTATTACAAAGGAATTGTAATACACGCCATATATATGCTATTTTGCAATTATATTCGTGGCAAGCGACATAAAATTGTGCACTGTGCTTAGATTTAAGGCAAAATCCATTTTGATCCCAAAAATCCTTAGTGGTTTTTCTCCTTGTATTTTCATTGTTACTTTGTACTATTGCTAGTAGAGTGCTTTAATCAACAAATCACAAACGTATTAAGGCACTGTCTACACTCTACTCAACAAGGGAATAAAACTGAACAAAATCACTAAAAgaaatatggttaaaaaaaacgTGGATTCCCTTTAAGGCCTACatgtctcaaataaaaaaacaaaaacttcgttAATCTACGAAGGTGGAATCATTCCTTTCACGgagaaatgggaaaaaatgaaaaacatataccTCAGGAATATAGGCAAATTCTATGGAAGACCCTTGAAACTAttctataaatattcatattactaGGCTGGAAAGTCCTTCAATAGAAGAGTTTTGTGTGTAGGGAGGTTTGGGCAAAATTCTTTCTATGGCGTGATGGAGTACTTAGTTAGAACAAGTCATTAAATGCTTGCGAagaatttcgatatatatatatatagtatatatatatatatatatatatatatatatatatatatatatatatatatgtgtgtgtgtgtgtgtgtgtgtgtgtgtgtgtgtgtgtgtattatgtatatatatatatgtatatgtatataaagtataatgtatatatatgtatatatatatatatatatatatatatatatatatatatatatatatatatatatatatatataatcggttcTGTTTATCAGCGGAACTtcaatgagtgagagagagagagagagagagagcaccagtacagtgatgctcaacaacaataatatggaaaataacgttaaccttgaaaattatggaagttatcataaatttttttagaaaacattctctctctctctctctctctctctctctctctctctctctctctctctctctctcatgtaccgACGTGGAACCAATCACcaagtacgtgtgtgtgtgtgtgcatgaatacCCTCTTGACTTTTACATCCTGATGAGTAGTGTTCAAGAGTACAAGCAAAACAAAATAGCACAAGTAACAGCTGCATTAATCTACATTCTAGCTGGATCAAGAGTGAAAGGAGTCGAGAGTGATTAGGCGCACTAGCTATTCGGAACAAATCACTTTGAATTAAAGTCAATAGGTCCACGTTTTACTTATTGCACAAAATGGCGGCTAAAGCAAATTGCAGTGTCCATTGCCATTCAATGACAGTACATGCGTCTTGTTAACCTACAGGAGACGGGGAAACAAGCAAGAGTAGAGACTGGAGTGAATAAATTGGTAATCATCATCAACACTGCAACAAGCTACGGAAGCGGTTGTAGCGACTTAAGAAATCAATGAGTATGATAGGCACTagttaatttaaataaaatggaGGCAGTCctcctactgagagagagagagagagagagagagagagagagagagagactcaaggaCATCTTCGCGAAACTGGAATCTGTCTTAATAACGGCACACCAAACCTTTTGGAGTTCTCTCTGTCTtccttgaaaagaaaaatggtgttctcttggtcatcttggaaaagaaaaCAATAGGGTTTATCTTTAAAATACAAGCTAATAACACATTTACGTGCATTAGCTGCTACTAAAGACAATGATGCAATGGTCAACGTTATATAAACCAGTAACCACACAGTAAACATAAGAGGATGTTATCTTTCATGCATTCATCAGACCATAACATTCACATTCACACTTCTGATGGCTTATAGGGGCATTATAAACTGACGTGGACACATGCAAATACATCCCTAAGTGGGAGATTGAATTGACTGCTACTTCGGGTCAtgaaaaatgtcttattttttggATGCCTCTGTCCGTTAATAAATCAGTACCCATTCATAATGTCTTCTTTTCTTTAATGAAGCAATTTTCAAATCCCACTTGAAGATTGCAACAACAAGGTAAAACAGACATGAATCAAAGGTACAACAACAACGAGTAATGCTTTGGCAACGAGACTGACCCGACAATCAAAAACTCACATCGTAAAGAAATGGgatactaaaaggaatgttaatgtcTCTACTAACAAAAACAGCTGTTATGTTCCGGCAAAGAGGAACAAACTCCGCATTTTCGGACAGAGAGCATGACAGCAATTGACACTGGGGGAAACCAATACGGGATATAAGGAGTAAAAgcttgaaattttgaaatatttcgaaAGTTAACGTGCTGAACGtcaggaaaaaattataattatgattatgatcTTATAAAGTTCAGGGGTGTAACATAAACAGAAAAACACCGATCTCTTTCCGTATAGGCGAAATGGAGCAGAATCCCAATTATGTATGCGATATTTTTCTGCCAGTTTCTTTGCCCTGTTCTTTGTAGATTTGGCGCACTGAAGTGCAACTGGACATCCCTTTTCTATCTCGAACAGGTCTAGTTTCCTGCTACTGATTTTGCCTTCTTAAAGGCATTTACGTCTGTatgagagactacctggttctgGTGAAGGAAGCAACTATTTGTACCGATGAAGAGAGAATGGAAGTAATTGACTCCTAAAGGAGTTTTGGAGTAAACGTTATGGATGATGGTAAAaggtgaaaattaaataaaagtttttttcaagcGATCTGGATATGAAAGATATTAGGGAAGGGGGGAGGACTATTCAGTTCAGGAAGGGGTCACTGAGGTGACTTCAATTTCTGAAGTCCAGTCTGGTTGTTGTAGGCAACTGAAGGAAAAAATAGTGAAAACAGCGGACGTACATTGAAGATTTATTAAAATTGTAAGCAAGAATAATAAGACGAATCAAAGTGTTTTGAAGTGGTATGGTATCACGGACAACAGCAATGAAAAGTTGAAGCGAGTTTAATTTGTGTGGgtgaatgtatctctctctctctctctctctctctctctctctctctctctctctctctctcaatgcatcagctccaagattctactcaagagataactgtttttattatgcaaggggatattgcagatatggagaaaattgcagattcagacacaaaatgaataattatgatgaaggaagaacaaatattatggaaaagttggattttttaatgtcagaatttctggaaatgaaaaaaagaacaacataccagaacaggaaagagacatgggaaaatccttattattaccaatattaaatgaaggagaaaacacgcaaaccatcatagtgatgaatgcgcagggtttagttacgagtaactcaaaaagaaaaatagagtacttagaagaactaacccaaattgaaaagaaaatagatataatgaatataagtgaaacctggtattcccaagagactgggaatgatgatcaaataaaagggtttcaaacttatagatcagatagaaaaaataggaatcaagggggaaccgcaatatatgggaaagacaaaaaacaaggaaaaatatatgagaaatatagtaactcagaatgtgaactaatagcggtagaatttgaatctgaaaaattaatgaacatagtaatatatagacctcctaatactaaagagtttgacttaataatagtcacaaggactggactattctcctatctggagacttcaactttcctttcgtagactggaaagaacgaataggagattgtggatgtacttatacatataaaaaagagagtaatagtagtgcagaagataagaggcaattcgaaaagctattagatatgctactagaatacaacattcaacaaataaatcacctgccaacaagaaaggaaaatactttagacctagtatttgtgaacgagatgaattatgttaaagaaataatagtttataatgcgagtatttcagaccataatgtcatagaattaacagtccattccaaagcaagtgaaaacagagataagcaagaaatgaaaaagtgggaaggatatggaaaatacaacttctacagtaaaaatataaaatggtcagaaataaatgaagaattaaacaaagattgggataatattttcgtaagtgatgacaaaggtaaatacggagatattatataaaatattagagaaaatagtggataaatatataccgaagaagaaaagtaaac
Coding sequences within it:
- the LOC135211238 gene encoding chitin deacetylase 1-like isoform X1, which codes for MTSIRVAALALALLGIASGEIVKRQAATVSEPTEDEADAFTKELCRDKGAGEWFRLDLNDCRDVIQCTEAGLQALRCPHGLAFNLELQTCDWKDNVKNCNQKEKKRVVKPLLNTVEPLCQENQLACGDGTCIDRILFCDGKFDCADESDENTCDIKSDPNSAPICNPDECRIPDCFCFNDASEIPNNMDPRDVPQMITITFDDAINIENIDLYQIIFKDRFNPNDCTIKSTFFVSHKYTNYSAVQEMHRLGHEIAIHSISHSNNETFWTKASLDEWEREMAGARVIVERYANITDSSVIGLRAPYLRVGGNNQFGMMEKNAFLYDSTMTAPLQNPPLWPYTLYYRMPHTCHGNLQNCPTRSFAVWEMVMNEMDRREEPTIEEDLPGCAMVDSCFSNKPTADQFYKFLVNNFDRHYNTNRAPMGLYFHSAFLKNDPEILDAFLFWLEETLANPDVYFVTMTQVIQWMQDPQPVSGLKNYEPWKEKCNVAGPPYCYGGTNCELNTDELPSETLRLATCMRCPNRYPWLLDPLGEGYF
- the LOC135211238 gene encoding chitin deacetylase 1-like isoform X2 yields the protein MTSIRVAALALALLGIASGEIVKRQAATVSEPTEDEADAFTKELCRDKGAGEWFRLDLNDCRDVIQCTEAGLQALRCPHGLAFNLELQTCDWKDNVKNCNQKEKKRVVKPLLNTVEPLCQDSYLACGDGTCMERHFFCDGEQNCSDGSDESACDIKSDPNSAPICNPDECRIPDCFCFNDASEIPNNMDPRDVPQMITITFDDAINIENIDLYQIIFKDRFNPNDCTIKSTFFVSHKYTNYSAVQEMHRLGHEIAIHSISHSNNETFWTKASLDEWEREMAGARVIVERYANITDSSVIGLRAPYLRVGGNNQFGMMEKNAFLYDSTMTAPLQNPPLWPYTLYYRMPHTCHGNLQNCPTRSFAVWEMVMNEMDRREEPTIEEDLPGCAMVDSCFSNKPTADQFYKFLVNNFDRHYNTNRAPMGLYFHSAFLKNDPEILDAFLFWLEETLANPDVYFVTMTQVIQWMQDPQPVSGLKNYEPWKEKCNVAGPPYCYGGTNCELNTDELPSETLRLATCMRCPNRYPWLLDPLGEGYF